The following are encoded in a window of Mustela nigripes isolate SB6536 chromosome 1, MUSNIG.SB6536, whole genome shotgun sequence genomic DNA:
- the LOC132011097 gene encoding olfactory receptor 6B9-like: MLEKNITLVSEFILVGFPTAPWLQILLFFLFLVVYLLVVVENLIIMLTVWISDSLHKPMYYFLSSLSFLEVWYVSVTVPKMLDGFLLQRRHISFTGCMTQLYFFISLACTECVLLAAMAYDRYVAICHPLQYPVIMTTVYCVQLVAFSYVSGFMVSVIKVYFISHVAFCGSNVMNHFFCDISPVLKLACKDMSIAELVDFALAIVILVFPLITTVLSYVYIVSTILRIPSIQGRKKAFSTCASHLTVVIIYYTAMIFMYVRPRAIASFNSNKLISAVYAVLTPMLNPFIYCLRNQEVKNAIKKTMGVEQCLLLS; encoded by the coding sequence ATGCTGGAGAAAAATATCACTCTGGTCAGTGAATTCATCCTGGTGGGCTTCCCCACTGCCCCATGGCTACAAAtcctgctcttcttcctcttccttgtggTCTACCTGCTGGTGGTAGTAGAGAATCTTATCATCATGCTCACTGTTTGGATATCTGACTCCCTCCATAAGCCCATGTACTATTTCCTGAGTAGCTTGTCCTTTTTGGAGGTCTGGTATGTCTCTGTAACAGTCCCCAAGATGCTGGATGGATTCCTTCTGCAGAGACGGCACATCTCCTTCACAGGTTGCATGACCCAACTCTACTTCTTTATCTCACTTGCCTGCACAGAGTGTGTGCTTCTAGCAgccatggcctatgaccgctatgtggccatctgccaccCTCTCCAATACCCAGTCATCATGACCACAGTTTATTGTGTACAGCTGGTGGCTTTCTCCTATGTGAGTGGTTTCATGGTCTCTGTCATCAAGgtttatttcatttcacatgTTGCCTTTTGTGGTTCCAATGTCATGAACCACTTTTTCTGTGACATCTCACCAGTCCTCAAGCTGGCTTGCAAAGACATGTCCATAGCCGAGCTAGTGGACTTTGCTTTGGCTATTGTCATTCTTGTCTTCCCACTCATCACCACTGTCCTTTCCTATGTCTACATTGTCTCCACCATTCTGCGGATACCCTCCAtccagggaaggaagaaagcctTCTCCACCTGTGCATCACACCTTACTGTAGTCATAATTTATTATACAGCcatgatttttatgtatgttcGGCCCAGGGCTATTGCATCATTTAATTCCAACAAACTAATCTCAGCTGTGTATGCAGTCCTCACACCCATGCTAAATCCGTTTATCTACTGCCTTAGGAACCAGGAAGTAAAAAATGCTATCAAAAAGACCATGGGGGTTGAACAGTGCCTCCTGCTCAGCTAA